A section of the Streptomyces sp. NBC_01363 genome encodes:
- a CDS encoding GNAT family N-acetyltransferase has product MTDDLLLLRARELWVELAGTPVEFCPSGGAQVVVAPGSRLCPPSWTGVVRIGGAAIVAVPSARAAGMVADAVRTMSQEELFDIACLRAVLPVLDVLGPASLFYLDREGFLPAYEGTRAEQLPISDGSLAALLALAGEEEAGESGLEYISSPAFCIRRGDAVVAAAGYRSWPRSVAQLSVLVAPDCRGRRLARAVASAAVAHALDAALLPQWRARPHASRRVALALGFRELGAQLSVRLGDSPVDRSR; this is encoded by the coding sequence ATGACTGACGATCTCTTGCTCCTTCGTGCCAGGGAGTTGTGGGTGGAGCTGGCGGGCACACCGGTCGAGTTCTGTCCGTCGGGAGGGGCACAAGTTGTGGTCGCGCCCGGATCTCGGTTGTGTCCGCCGTCGTGGACCGGGGTCGTACGGATCGGTGGCGCGGCCATCGTCGCTGTTCCGAGCGCGCGGGCCGCAGGGATGGTGGCCGACGCAGTGCGGACGATGTCCCAGGAAGAGCTTTTCGACATTGCCTGTCTGCGAGCGGTGCTACCTGTGCTCGATGTCCTCGGACCGGCTTCGCTCTTCTATCTGGACCGGGAGGGCTTTCTTCCTGCGTATGAAGGCACCAGGGCCGAGCAGTTGCCGATCAGCGACGGCAGCCTGGCCGCGCTGCTGGCCCTGGCCGGGGAGGAGGAGGCCGGTGAGAGTGGTCTGGAGTACATATCCTCTCCTGCCTTCTGTATTCGGCGGGGTGATGCAGTGGTGGCCGCGGCCGGGTACCGGTCCTGGCCGCGGTCGGTGGCCCAACTGAGTGTGCTGGTGGCCCCGGACTGTCGAGGCCGACGCCTGGCGCGGGCCGTGGCGTCCGCGGCGGTGGCACATGCCCTTGACGCCGCGTTGCTGCCGCAGTGGAGAGCACGGCCCCATGCATCGCGGCGTGTGGCTTTGGCGCTGGGGTTCCGGGAGCTGGGTGCCCAGCTGAGCGTTCGGCTCGGCGATTCCCCCGTCGATCGAAGCCGGTAA
- a CDS encoding helix-turn-helix domain-containing protein, which yields MVTKQFKGLPDEADLTRADSLAREIFSDIANKWALLIIETLGDGTLRFSELRNGIEGISHKMLTQNLRMLERNGLVDRTVHATVPPRVEYTLTESGRALRTTVEGMCGWTHQYLGHIEAARRRFDA from the coding sequence ATGGTTACCAAGCAGTTCAAGGGACTGCCCGACGAAGCGGACTTGACGCGCGCGGACTCCCTGGCACGGGAGATCTTCTCGGACATCGCCAACAAGTGGGCGCTCCTGATCATCGAAACTCTCGGTGACGGCACCCTGCGCTTCAGCGAGCTGCGCAACGGGATCGAGGGCATCAGTCACAAGATGCTCACCCAGAACCTGCGCATGCTGGAGCGCAACGGCCTGGTCGACCGGACCGTGCACGCCACTGTGCCGCCGCGGGTCGAGTACACCCTCACCGAGTCGGGTCGAGCTCTACGGACGACAGTTGAGGGGATGTGTGGCTGGACCCACCAGTACCTCGGTCACATCGAGGCCGCTCGCCGCCGCTTCGACGCCTGA
- a CDS encoding NAD(P)/FAD-dependent oxidoreductase, whose protein sequence is MRPRIAVIGSGPAGLSFARVLHRHGHPVTVLERDPARDARPAGGTLDLHEGLGQLALEKAGVLAKFQALSRPEGQAMRILDADGTVLRDWQPRPGDRANPEIDRGQLRDLLLGPLDVQWGRGVTEVVPESRDGVLVHFADGRQETFDLVIGADGAWSQVRPAVSAATPQYTGVTLVETSLDDVDTRHPDLARLVGDGSVAVYGVNRALVAQRNSGGHVKVYAQFRVPLDWHTNPGRHMGLNQRAGLDLADVEAVRSSLLALFDGWAAPVLDLLRHGTAFVHRPLYALPVSHTWAHVSGVTLLGDAAHLMPPLGVGANLAMLEGAELAESIAAAPGPGDLDEAVRAFEEQMWARAGRWASITMAGLERLVSPDPSEALALFDDVQPS, encoded by the coding sequence ATGAGACCCCGTATCGCAGTGATCGGCAGCGGCCCCGCCGGCCTTAGCTTCGCCCGTGTCCTGCACCGTCATGGTCACCCTGTCACCGTCCTCGAACGCGATCCCGCCCGCGACGCCCGTCCCGCGGGCGGCACGCTGGACCTGCACGAGGGGCTGGGCCAGCTGGCGCTGGAGAAGGCGGGGGTGCTGGCGAAGTTCCAGGCGCTGTCCCGTCCCGAGGGGCAGGCCATGCGCATCCTGGACGCGGACGGGACCGTCCTCCGCGACTGGCAACCTCGGCCGGGTGACCGGGCCAATCCCGAGATCGACCGCGGGCAACTCCGTGACCTGTTGCTCGGGCCTCTGGACGTTCAATGGGGGCGGGGCGTGACGGAGGTAGTGCCGGAGAGCCGGGATGGCGTGCTGGTCCATTTCGCGGACGGGCGACAGGAGACGTTCGACCTCGTGATCGGCGCGGACGGTGCCTGGTCCCAAGTCCGCCCGGCGGTCTCGGCCGCGACGCCGCAGTACACCGGCGTCACCTTGGTCGAGACCTCGCTGGACGACGTCGACACACGCCACCCCGACCTCGCCCGGCTGGTCGGCGACGGTTCCGTGGCTGTGTACGGCGTGAACCGCGCGCTCGTCGCCCAGCGCAACAGCGGCGGCCACGTCAAGGTATACGCCCAGTTCCGCGTGCCGCTGGACTGGCACACGAACCCGGGCCGGCATATGGGCCTGAACCAGCGCGCGGGCCTGGACCTGGCCGACGTCGAGGCCGTGCGATCAAGCCTGCTGGCTCTGTTCGACGGCTGGGCCGCTCCCGTCCTCGACCTCCTCCGCCACGGCACAGCTTTCGTCCACCGCCCCCTCTACGCCCTTCCCGTGTCCCACACCTGGGCCCACGTCTCCGGGGTGACGCTACTGGGTGACGCCGCCCACCTGATGCCCCCGTTGGGGGTGGGCGCGAACCTCGCGATGCTGGAAGGCGCCGAACTCGCCGAGTCCATCGCCGCCGCCCCCGGCCCCGGAGATCTGGACGAGGCTGTCCGCGCCTTCGAGGAACAGATGTGGGCACGGGCCGGCAGGTGGGCGAGCATCACGATGGCCGGTCTGGAACGCCTCGTGAGCCCGGACCCCTCCGAAGCCCTCGCCCTCTTCGACGATGTCCAGCCTTCCTGA
- a CDS encoding WD40 repeat domain-containing protein — protein MWTDTAFLVHADPGEVLRTAPPPADEDERRTAAVYRSVSQRLSRADGVGRAQLLSLEAARFGWPGLAERFAAAAPSGEPTAPWRVGWATGRRADERTVRVMRCDGVHAVLAERNGRLVAVDAGPFGEVKALDVLDGTSTDLFKAPQDARLVGSVEAGGRLLVLTGHEARDRHWNTDRQGPDDTVRAWDLSTGEPVGEPLSVAHGRLATVAAVQMGGRALVVSGGWDGLVRVWDPATGREVAEPVGGHQGWVTAVATARVAGRPVAVTAGEHDHHVLVRDLLSGRPIGRPLTGHTAPVLAVATTHARGRALAVTASEDHTARVWDLATGEQLGAPLTGHGHRVSAVTTARVDGRALAVTGGWDDTVRVWDLLTGAQFADAFTGHDQPVCEVGVTASDAGPVVVARASDGLLRTWHLTGHRHGGDAVDGPGRETAALTTATSGCRQLVATGRYDGTVDLWDLARPRTTQPMPGHTDAVLAAGMATAVVDGRTLLLTVGRDGLVRIADLETRETFGAPLDCRDTEPAALATAVVDDRTLVLVGTRTGTVRIWDLVGRQEIGPPLATGDDQGVRAVGAISVDGDTTLVTGHADRTVRIWRLTDRASLGRPLHGHSRAVERVATALVDGTPVAVTTAGYDPHPRVWDLTAGRERGEPLYGHHRRIADLALTTLDDRTVAVTGGDDATVRAWDLHTHTRIHRALRFPYRVHSVTPVDGGALLVGFADELALLPRTVTAT, from the coding sequence ATGTGGACCGACACGGCCTTCCTGGTCCACGCAGATCCGGGCGAGGTACTGCGTACGGCACCGCCACCGGCAGACGAGGACGAGCGGCGCACCGCGGCCGTGTACCGCTCGGTTTCCCAGCGGCTCAGCCGGGCCGACGGCGTGGGCCGGGCCCAGCTGCTGTCCCTGGAGGCGGCCCGGTTCGGATGGCCCGGCCTGGCGGAACGGTTCGCCGCGGCCGCACCGTCCGGGGAGCCGACCGCGCCTTGGCGGGTGGGCTGGGCCACGGGACGGCGGGCCGACGAGCGAACCGTGCGGGTGATGCGCTGCGACGGCGTGCACGCGGTGCTCGCCGAACGGAACGGGCGCCTGGTTGCCGTGGACGCCGGTCCGTTCGGCGAGGTGAAGGCTCTGGACGTGCTCGACGGCACCTCGACGGACCTGTTCAAGGCCCCGCAGGACGCCAGGTTGGTGGGGTCGGTCGAGGCGGGCGGAAGGTTGCTCGTCCTCACCGGCCACGAGGCACGCGACCGGCACTGGAACACCGACCGGCAGGGGCCCGACGACACCGTACGGGCCTGGGACCTGAGCACCGGCGAGCCGGTGGGCGAGCCGCTCTCCGTGGCGCATGGCCGCCTCGCCACAGTGGCGGCCGTGCAGATGGGCGGCCGGGCGCTCGTGGTCAGCGGTGGCTGGGACGGGCTGGTCCGGGTCTGGGATCCGGCCACCGGCCGGGAAGTCGCCGAGCCCGTCGGAGGACATCAGGGCTGGGTGACCGCCGTCGCGACGGCGAGGGTGGCGGGCCGCCCGGTCGCCGTCACCGCGGGGGAGCACGACCATCACGTCCTGGTCCGGGACCTGCTCAGTGGCCGCCCCATCGGTCGGCCGCTGACAGGTCACACCGCACCGGTCCTGGCCGTGGCCACCACCCACGCGCGCGGCCGGGCCCTGGCCGTCACCGCGAGCGAGGACCACACGGCCCGCGTCTGGGACCTGGCCACCGGCGAGCAACTCGGCGCCCCGCTCACCGGCCACGGCCACCGTGTCAGCGCGGTCACCACCGCCCGCGTGGACGGCCGTGCCCTCGCCGTCACCGGCGGCTGGGACGACACCGTCCGGGTATGGGACCTGCTCACCGGCGCGCAGTTTGCCGACGCATTCACCGGCCACGACCAGCCGGTGTGTGAGGTGGGGGTCACTGCTTCGGATGCGGGGCCGGTCGTGGTCGCCCGCGCCTCCGACGGCCTGTTGCGCACCTGGCACCTCACCGGACACCGCCACGGCGGCGATGCCGTCGACGGTCCGGGTCGGGAGACTGCGGCTCTGACCACGGCGACCTCGGGCTGTCGCCAGCTCGTGGCCACGGGCCGGTACGACGGGACGGTCGACCTCTGGGACCTCGCGCGTCCCCGCACCACCCAGCCCATGCCCGGCCACACCGACGCGGTCCTGGCCGCGGGCATGGCCACAGCAGTCGTGGACGGGCGCACCCTGCTGCTCACCGTGGGCCGGGACGGGCTCGTGCGGATCGCCGACCTGGAGACCCGTGAGACGTTCGGGGCACCGCTCGACTGCCGGGACACGGAGCCGGCCGCCCTCGCGACGGCCGTTGTCGACGATCGGACCCTTGTCCTGGTCGGCACCCGGACCGGAACCGTCCGGATCTGGGACTTGGTCGGACGGCAGGAGATCGGACCGCCCCTGGCCACCGGTGACGACCAGGGGGTACGAGCGGTCGGCGCCATCTCGGTCGACGGCGACACCACCCTCGTCACCGGTCACGCCGACCGCACCGTCCGGATCTGGCGCCTGACCGACCGCGCCTCGCTCGGTCGGCCGCTGCACGGCCATTCCCGCGCGGTGGAGCGTGTCGCTACGGCCCTTGTGGACGGTACGCCCGTCGCCGTCACCACCGCCGGGTACGACCCCCACCCGAGGGTCTGGGACCTCACAGCGGGCCGGGAGCGCGGCGAGCCGCTGTACGGCCACCACCGCCGGATCGCCGACCTGGCCCTCACCACGCTCGACGACCGGACCGTCGCCGTCACCGGCGGCGACGACGCCACCGTGCGCGCCTGGGACCTGCATACCCACACCCGGATTCACCGCGCCTTGCGCTTCCCCTACCGGGTGCACAGCGTGACTCCCGTCGACGGTGGCGCACTGCTGGTCGGCTTCGCCGACGAATTGGCCCTGCTGCCCCGGACCGTCACGGCAACGTGA
- a CDS encoding response regulator transcription factor, with the protein MRVLVVEDARSLAEVVAEGLRDQGMAVDIAHDGLAAAAKLDVNAYDVVLLDRDLPGIHGDALCQMITEQDDRAMVLMLTAAGAPGDRVSGLTLGADDYLAKPFHFPELILRIRSLARRRPAARARTLRAAGLELDPVRRTAVRDGRPLELSVKEFAVLEALLRAGPGFLSAEDLLEQVWDENADPFTNTVTVTVGRLRRKLGGPPVITTTPGVGYRIADAPAV; encoded by the coding sequence GTGAGGGTTCTGGTCGTGGAGGACGCGCGGTCGCTCGCAGAGGTCGTCGCCGAGGGGCTCCGGGATCAGGGGATGGCCGTCGACATCGCGCACGACGGTCTGGCCGCCGCAGCCAAGCTCGACGTGAACGCGTACGACGTGGTGCTCCTCGACCGCGACCTGCCCGGCATCCATGGCGACGCGCTCTGCCAGATGATCACGGAGCAGGACGATCGCGCGATGGTGCTGATGCTGACCGCGGCCGGGGCACCTGGTGACCGGGTCAGCGGTCTGACCCTGGGCGCCGACGACTACCTCGCCAAGCCCTTCCACTTCCCGGAGCTGATCCTCCGCATCCGGTCCCTGGCCCGCCGCAGGCCGGCCGCCCGAGCCCGTACGCTGCGCGCCGCCGGCCTCGAACTCGACCCGGTGCGCCGGACCGCCGTACGTGACGGCCGTCCGCTGGAGCTGTCCGTCAAGGAGTTCGCCGTCCTGGAGGCGCTGCTGCGTGCCGGTCCGGGCTTCCTGAGCGCCGAGGACCTCCTGGAACAGGTCTGGGACGAGAACGCCGACCCGTTCACCAACACGGTGACCGTCACCGTCGGCCGGTTGCGCCGCAAGCTGGGCGGTCCGCCGGTCATCACGACGACGCCCGGGGTCGGGTATCGCATCGCCGATGCTCCGGCCGTCTGA
- a CDS encoding RidA family protein: protein MAITLVNPDGLPEIDAYRQVSIVTGSKLVFIAGQVACDADGATVGGGDLAAQVEQSYLNIGTALAAVGASFEDVAKLTVYVVDWTPDKMPLFLEGVSRAAAKLGGTPVAPGTLLGVAALAAPDYLVEVEAIAMVGG from the coding sequence ATGGCCATCACCCTGGTGAACCCCGACGGACTGCCGGAGATCGATGCCTATCGGCAGGTATCGATCGTGACTGGTTCGAAGCTGGTCTTCATCGCCGGGCAGGTCGCCTGTGATGCCGACGGGGCCACGGTCGGCGGGGGTGACCTCGCCGCTCAGGTCGAGCAGAGCTATCTCAACATCGGCACCGCCCTGGCCGCGGTCGGTGCTTCTTTCGAGGATGTGGCGAAGCTGACTGTGTACGTCGTCGACTGGACCCCCGACAAGATGCCCCTGTTCCTGGAAGGGGTCTCCCGGGCAGCCGCGAAGTTGGGGGGCACCCCGGTCGCGCCGGGCACGCTGTTGGGTGTTGCGGCACTGGCCGCACCCGATTATCTGGTCGAGGTCGAAGCCATCGCCATGGTCGGCGGTTGA
- a CDS encoding helix-turn-helix transcriptional regulator, whose protein sequence is MADDLFKALADPTRRTILDELTEKSGQTLFEICARLSMKHQLGISRQAVSQHLAVLEAAGLVETRREGRYKFHDLDTAPLRQIAERWLMPDTSGPTGSTP, encoded by the coding sequence GTGGCCGACGACCTTTTCAAAGCCTTGGCCGACCCCACCCGCCGCACCATCCTCGACGAGCTCACGGAGAAGTCCGGACAGACACTGTTCGAGATCTGCGCGCGACTGAGCATGAAGCATCAGCTCGGCATCTCGCGCCAAGCGGTCTCCCAGCACCTCGCCGTACTGGAGGCCGCCGGGCTCGTCGAGACCAGGCGGGAGGGCCGCTACAAGTTCCACGACCTGGACACAGCCCCGCTGCGGCAGATCGCCGAGCGATGGCTCATGCCCGACACATCCGGACCAACGGGGAGCACCCCATGA
- a CDS encoding VOC family protein — MKIHLTSIFVDDQAKALHFYTEILGFVKKHDVPVGEKDRWLTVVSPDEPGGTELLLEPAGHPVVKPYRDALVKDGIPLAQFAVDDVKTEYERLRDLGVRFTQEPLEMGPVTTAVFDDTCGNLIQIATQPK, encoded by the coding sequence ATGAAGATCCATCTGACCAGCATCTTCGTCGACGACCAGGCCAAGGCCCTGCACTTCTACACCGAGATCCTCGGCTTCGTGAAGAAGCACGATGTCCCGGTGGGTGAGAAGGACCGGTGGCTGACCGTCGTCTCGCCCGACGAGCCCGGCGGCACCGAACTTCTCCTGGAACCCGCCGGCCACCCGGTCGTCAAGCCCTACCGCGACGCGCTTGTCAAGGACGGCATCCCACTCGCCCAGTTCGCCGTCGACGACGTGAAGACGGAGTACGAGCGCCTGCGCGACCTCGGCGTCCGCTTCACCCAGGAGCCCCTGGAGATGGGCCCTGTCACCACCGCAGTCTTCGACGACACCTGCGGCAACCTGATCCAGATCGCGACACAGCCGAAATAG
- a CDS encoding S8 family serine peptidase, which translates to MTRVPRPPDLPPRSGGDRCGPWIPGGRLPHRTARRTARGLAAVLATALTAAAPLASASPAAADVGLPRISAAPPQNGGCVKPSRQHPADVPWPQQYIAPSRAWDTTRGAGATVAVVDTGVDAVHSPALAGRVTPASAAAGTDCIGHGTFVAGLIAAAPRPGAGFAGVAPEAGIIAVRATASDGTATASSVAAGIDAAVARRARVIDVPIALARSSPALASAVRNASRHGAVVIAPAYASSSTVTGSGDAPAPAAYPAALPDVLAVAALGPGGVPDQKLAPRTAPDLAAPGNAVMSVGPGGTGSFTGDGAELATAFVAGAAALAVAAHPDLTPSQLTDRLTATAYHIPADKALVGAGTVDPAAAVTAPDPTARPTPRVPAALHLPPPEAHPGRTMAIAVTSAAVAAILITAFGAFTLPRARRRGWRPGGSAP; encoded by the coding sequence ATGACACGCGTGCCCCGCCCCCCGGATCTGCCACCCCGATCCGGTGGTGACCGGTGCGGTCCGTGGATCCCGGGGGGACGACTCCCCCATAGGACCGCCCGGAGGACCGCCCGCGGACTCGCCGCGGTCCTCGCCACCGCCCTCACCGCGGCAGCGCCGCTCGCATCGGCGTCCCCCGCCGCGGCCGACGTCGGCCTGCCCCGGATCTCCGCGGCCCCGCCCCAGAACGGCGGATGCGTCAAGCCGTCCCGGCAGCATCCCGCCGACGTCCCGTGGCCGCAGCAGTACATCGCCCCGTCCCGCGCCTGGGACACCACCCGCGGTGCGGGCGCCACCGTCGCCGTCGTCGACACCGGCGTGGACGCCGTGCACAGCCCCGCCCTCGCGGGCCGCGTCACGCCCGCCTCCGCCGCCGCCGGAACCGACTGCATCGGCCACGGCACGTTCGTCGCGGGCCTGATCGCCGCCGCGCCGCGCCCCGGCGCGGGGTTCGCGGGTGTCGCCCCCGAGGCCGGGATCATCGCCGTCCGCGCCACCGCGTCGGACGGCACCGCCACCGCGAGCAGCGTCGCCGCCGGGATCGACGCGGCCGTCGCCCGCCGTGCGCGCGTCATCGACGTCCCGATCGCCCTGGCCAGGAGCAGCCCGGCGCTCGCCTCGGCCGTCCGCAACGCAAGTCGCCACGGCGCGGTGGTGATCGCGCCGGCCTACGCGTCGAGCAGCACCGTCACGGGATCCGGGGACGCCCCCGCCCCAGCCGCCTATCCGGCCGCGTTGCCGGACGTCCTGGCCGTCGCCGCACTCGGGCCGGGCGGCGTCCCGGACCAGAAGCTCGCCCCCCGCACCGCGCCCGACCTGGCCGCGCCCGGCAACGCCGTGATGAGCGTCGGCCCCGGCGGCACGGGCAGCTTCACGGGCGACGGCGCCGAATTGGCCACCGCCTTCGTCGCGGGTGCCGCCGCGCTCGCCGTCGCCGCACACCCAGACCTGACGCCCTCTCAGTTGACCGACCGACTCACCGCGACGGCGTATCACATCCCGGCCGACAAGGCGCTGGTCGGCGCCGGCACGGTGGACCCCGCTGCGGCCGTCACCGCCCCGGATCCCACGGCCCGCCCGACCCCCCGCGTCCCGGCCGCCCTCCACCTGCCGCCCCCCGAGGCACACCCCGGCCGCACCATGGCCATCGCCGTCACCTCCGCCGCCGTGGCAGCCATCCTCATCACGGCCTTCGGCGCGTTCACCCTCCCCCGGGCCCGCCGCAGAGGCTGGCGCCCGGGAGGTTCGGCGCCGTAG
- a CDS encoding lysophospholipid acyltransferase family protein, which translates to MLSRVADVLVPTVGRLSVTTDPGAELAPGSIVAANHTSLADPAIVVAALHRFGARPVIMAAAGLWRIPLLGRALAREGHIPVVRGDRRAAAALDIAAEALEQGRLVLIYAEGGLPRRRDAAESAPGTFRSGLARLSERTGAPVIPVGQAGARRITSGSTAKQLVGLATAPLRRPDLHVHMGTPLELTGARAVRTAQARTAVTNAWRTAAAHLREPAALTA; encoded by the coding sequence ATGCTCAGTCGCGTTGCCGACGTCTTGGTGCCCACCGTCGGCCGCCTGTCGGTGACAACCGACCCCGGCGCCGAACTCGCGCCTGGCAGCATTGTCGCCGCGAACCACACGTCGTTGGCCGATCCTGCGATCGTGGTTGCCGCACTGCACCGCTTCGGCGCCCGTCCGGTCATCATGGCGGCCGCAGGGCTGTGGCGCATACCGCTCCTCGGCCGCGCGCTCGCCCGCGAAGGACACATCCCCGTCGTCCGCGGGGACCGGCGCGCCGCGGCCGCGCTGGACATCGCAGCAGAAGCGCTGGAACAGGGACGGCTGGTCCTCATCTACGCCGAGGGGGGCCTGCCCCGCCGCAGGGACGCTGCGGAATCGGCACCCGGCACCTTCCGCAGCGGTCTGGCCCGGCTCTCCGAGCGCACCGGCGCCCCCGTCATACCCGTGGGCCAGGCCGGCGCCCGTCGGATTACCTCGGGCAGCACCGCCAAGCAGCTCGTCGGCCTGGCCACAGCCCCTCTGCGCCGACCGGACCTCCACGTGCACATGGGCACGCCACTGGAGCTGACCGGCGCCCGCGCCGTCCGGACGGCGCAGGCCCGTACCGCGGTGACCAACGCGTGGCGGACGGCGGCCGCCCACCTGCGCGAGCCCGCCGCGCTCACCGCATAG
- a CDS encoding HAMP domain-containing sensor histidine kinase, whose product MDKLRSGTVGRRFTILYATGFLGSGIVLLALTYLMSGGRVTGVAPQQPPTGRPDLAAAEQQIRDLQRQLSDVHAQQSHQLLVGSLIALVVMAGVSLLFGRVLAGRVLRPLRLITAATRRISAENLHQRLAVAGPVDEVKELADTVDGLLERLEASFVAQRRFVGNASHELRTPLATMRASLDVAVAKPEPAPQTVALVGRLRTELDRVEHLLDGFLVLARAQHGTLADRTPVSLGELARAALTDRAADIAAKTLTVDDEARPDAWTRGSPALLSRMVENMVDNAIVHNKESGWIRITTEHDDTEARLVVETGGRVLDQARVDRLTQPFERLGADRTGSEGSSGLGLSIVAAIVAAHGGRLALLARPEGGLRVAAALPSAAGFGRVTR is encoded by the coding sequence ATGGACAAGCTGCGGAGCGGGACCGTCGGACGGCGATTCACGATCCTTTACGCCACGGGGTTCCTCGGATCGGGAATCGTGCTGCTCGCCCTGACCTACCTGATGTCCGGTGGCCGGGTGACGGGAGTCGCGCCTCAGCAGCCCCCGACCGGACGACCCGACCTGGCCGCCGCCGAGCAGCAGATCCGGGATCTGCAGAGGCAACTCTCGGACGTGCATGCGCAGCAGAGCCACCAACTGCTGGTCGGCTCGCTGATCGCACTGGTGGTGATGGCGGGCGTCTCGCTCCTGTTCGGCCGGGTCCTCGCCGGCCGGGTCCTGCGCCCGCTGCGACTGATCACCGCGGCGACACGGCGGATCTCCGCGGAGAACCTGCATCAGCGGCTCGCCGTGGCCGGACCCGTCGACGAGGTCAAGGAACTCGCCGACACGGTCGACGGACTTCTGGAACGCCTCGAAGCCTCGTTCGTCGCGCAGCGCCGCTTCGTCGGCAACGCTTCGCACGAACTGCGTACGCCGCTGGCAACGATGCGGGCGTCGCTGGACGTGGCCGTCGCCAAACCGGAGCCCGCGCCACAGACCGTCGCGCTCGTCGGCCGGTTGCGGACCGAGCTCGACCGGGTGGAGCACCTGCTGGACGGCTTCCTCGTCCTTGCCCGAGCCCAGCACGGCACCCTCGCCGACCGGACCCCCGTGTCGCTCGGCGAGCTGGCGCGGGCGGCGCTGACGGACCGGGCCGCGGACATCGCCGCGAAGACGCTGACCGTCGACGACGAGGCACGGCCGGACGCCTGGACGCGAGGCAGTCCGGCGCTGCTGTCCCGGATGGTGGAGAACATGGTCGACAACGCGATCGTGCACAACAAGGAGAGCGGTTGGATCCGGATCACCACCGAACACGACGACACCGAGGCACGCCTCGTCGTCGAGACCGGCGGGCGGGTCCTCGACCAGGCCCGGGTGGACCGGCTGACGCAGCCGTTCGAGCGGCTCGGCGCCGACCGGACGGGGTCGGAGGGGAGTTCCGGCCTGGGACTGTCGATCGTCGCCGCGATCGTGGCAGCACACGGCGGTCGCCTCGCTCTCCTGGCCCGCCCGGAGGGCGGCCTGCGCGTGGCGGCGGCGCTGCCGTCGGCGGCCGGTTTCGGAAGGGTGACACGGTGA